One window of the Pseudofrankia sp. DC12 genome contains the following:
- a CDS encoding peptidylprolyl isomerase, protein MPDEKDPAGPDERPAESSAPAEPAAKASTAPPIIVSAAGIPMIPGVGTADAAPGGWAGLLPPPRDPAAGPWAATGPTLRAGATDDEDDAGQDDDDPDADAKDLGDDDLAAENEDDLDAKDLAPENPDAEDFDEPDPADFEDDEDDEDDEDDEDDAKPSWQKDISAGTPRRRQLSPEVKVAAFGLLAAALLITGAVLISKAAGGSSSSADTLSTLPTPTTKPLASTKVGDCVYTEDGQQPARDVTLPPAGPSVDTKTATMTINTNYGTMVATLDAAKAPCTVHALEYLAQHKFYDQTTCHRETYGPSSMIFVLQCGDPTAQGAGTPGFAYKNENTSGVNYNRGVLAMANAGPDTNGSQFFISYADPTEAGAQALAGGYTVFGEITQGLDILDKITSPGVEGEAGDGVPASKPEITSVAITQ, encoded by the coding sequence ATGCCGGACGAGAAGGACCCCGCCGGGCCGGACGAGCGGCCCGCCGAGTCGAGTGCGCCGGCAGAGCCGGCGGCCAAGGCCAGCACCGCGCCGCCGATCATAGTTTCGGCCGCTGGAATCCCGATGATCCCGGGCGTGGGCACTGCCGACGCTGCTCCGGGTGGGTGGGCTGGCCTGCTGCCGCCACCGCGGGACCCAGCCGCCGGGCCGTGGGCGGCCACCGGGCCGACGCTGCGTGCCGGCGCGACCGACGACGAGGACGACGCCGGCCAGGACGACGACGACCCCGACGCCGACGCCAAGGACCTCGGCGACGACGACCTCGCCGCCGAGAACGAGGACGACCTGGACGCCAAGGACCTCGCCCCCGAAAACCCTGACGCCGAGGACTTCGACGAGCCCGACCCCGCCGACTTCGAGGATGACGAGGACGACGAAGACGACGAAGACGACGAAGACGACGCGAAGCCGAGCTGGCAGAAGGACATCTCGGCCGGGACGCCACGCCGTCGCCAGCTGTCCCCCGAGGTGAAGGTCGCGGCCTTCGGCCTGCTGGCCGCGGCGCTGCTCATCACCGGCGCGGTCCTGATCTCGAAGGCGGCCGGCGGCTCGTCCAGCTCCGCTGACACGCTGTCGACGTTGCCGACCCCGACCACCAAGCCACTGGCGTCCACCAAGGTCGGCGACTGCGTCTACACCGAGGACGGCCAGCAGCCGGCGCGTGACGTCACGCTTCCGCCGGCCGGGCCGAGCGTCGACACGAAGACCGCGACCATGACGATCAACACCAACTACGGCACGATGGTCGCCACGCTGGACGCCGCGAAGGCTCCGTGCACGGTGCATGCGCTGGAGTACCTCGCCCAGCACAAGTTCTACGACCAGACGACCTGCCACCGCGAGACCTACGGGCCGAGCTCCATGATCTTCGTCCTACAGTGCGGCGACCCGACCGCGCAGGGCGCCGGCACCCCCGGGTTCGCCTACAAGAACGAGAACACGAGCGGCGTCAACTACAACCGCGGCGTCCTCGCGATGGCGAACGCGGGCCCGGACACCAACGGCAGCCAGTTCTTCATCAGCTACGCGGACCCGACCGAGGCCGGGGCTCAGGCGCTGGCCGGCGGCTACACGGTCTTCGGCGAGATCACCCAGGGTCTGGACATCCTGGACAAGATCACCAGCCCGGGTGTCGAGGGCGAGGCCGGCGACGGCGTCCCGGCCAGCAAGCCCGAGATCACCTCGGTCGCCATCACCCAGTGA